A window of Massilia sp. NR 4-1 genomic DNA:
CTGCACCTGCATTTGTTCCGGCCGCGGCTTGATGGCTATCGGGTCGGCTGACAAAGCCCAGTCTGCATGACTGGGAATCGCGATAGACGCCAAGCTCAGCGCTACCATGCTAGCAAGAATGTTATTGCCGAAAGTCATTTGAAGTCTCCATGAAAACCCAGCATCGGGATGCCTTCCCGTGCACCACGCACACGGGCCGCCGCCTTCAATGATCCGGTCAAATCAGCGTGCAGTTGTTACGAGGCCGTACTATACACGAATCGAAAGCAATATTCGTTGGCTACAGGCAACCAACTGCGAATTCCCTCTTTGGCCGACGCTTAACACCGCTCCATCTTAACGGCAAGCCAGCACTCGCTCCAAGGCGGGATTTGTTTCCGCGCGCAAGCTGTCGCTTCCTGAGCTAACTCAACCAGTTCGCCAATGCTCGCGCCCACGCAGCAGACGCCAGATGAAGGCCAGCGCCCCCCATTGGAGCTGTGCCAAATCGCGATAGGCTGGAACCAGGCGATAAAATACCAGCAAGGTCAGGGCATAGGCGCACAGTGTCGCCAACGCCGCGCCGACGGCGCCCTGCAAGGGCACCAGCACCAGGTTGAGCAAGGCATTCACGCTGAGCATGAACACCGACTTCCAGATGAGCTGGCTTTGCCGGTTGCCAGCCAGCAGGTACTGGGCCAGGGGGGCGTCGAAAAACACGAACACGGCAATGAAAATATGGACGTACAGCACCGGCAAGGCGGCCGCATACTGCTTGCCGAGCAACAGGGGAATCGCGTAGTCGCCCACCAGCAGGATCAAAAACACCGGCCCCAGGCTAATGGCCAGCATGGCCGCCTTGATGCGCATGATATTGCGCCGCATCTGCTGCGGATCCGCGATATTGAAAATATATTTGGGCGACAGGGAGTTCATCAGGATCGGCGCAAACGTCCACCAGAACTCCGAAAAGCGCAGGGCCGCGCCATACATGCCAACCTGGACAAAGTCGGTAAACCAGCCCAGCATCAACTGGTCGACCCGCGCCGCCAGGCTCGAAATCAGGGCCGAAATAGCGATCGGCGTTCCCTGGATCATCATCGCGCGGATGCCGTGCCAGCTGAATTTCCAGGTCGAAAAGCGGCCGCCGCGCACCAGATACAAGCCAAACAGGACGAGGAAAATGCCCACCGCTTCAGCCAGCACCGCCGCGCCGAACCAGGGCAGGCTGCAGCCGGCCAGGATCAGCGCCACACGCAATCCGGCCGCCGCCACACGCACCACGTTTTGCAGCATCACCGGCAAGGCGATGGCCAGCTTGCTCTGGAAGAAAAGAAAGATGCCGGCCGGCGTTTCGGCAAACGGAATGGCCAGGCTCATCAGGATGACCAGCTGCAGCAGCTCGCTGTCGCGCCGGCCGACCATATACATGGCGGCCACGGCCAACACGCCGGCCGACAACGAACCGATCAGCCGGATCGCGAACGCAGCGCCCAGTACCTCGTCGTCGCTGCCTGGATTGCGGACCAGATTGCGGATCACGTTCTCACCCACGCCAAACCAGGCGATGCCATTGAATAAGCCAACCCAGGCCAGTGCATACATATACACGCCATACTGCGCCGGCCCCAGGTAGCGCGCGATCCACAAGCCGACAAACACGCCGGTGAAGATGCGCACCAGCTTTTCGCTGGCCAGCCAGAGGAAACTAAAAAGACTCGACTTCAAAAAAACATCCTTATCCGCGCAGACGCAGACTGCTCAGCAGCGTCTTGGCGCACAATTTCACATAGTCCCGCGGCCCGAGCACTCCGCCCCAGGATTGCGGGCCGCGCAGCCAGCGCCACAGCACGGCCAGGCCGGCATGGCTGTTGGCATTGCAAACGGCGTACCAACGCTCGGCAATCGCATGGCGCAGGGCGGCGGCCTGGTACACCCCGTGGCGCGCGTTGGCCTGGGCGATGCGCTCGAGCCAGGCGCGGCAGCGCGGCAGCACCTGGGCCGGCGCCTCGTCCAGCCATTCGATATAGCGGTGCAAACGCAGCTCATCCTCGCTGGCCTCGATGCCCAGGCGACGCAGCTGGTCGCGGTTGATGGCGGTGATATGCTGGGCCAGCCGGCCGCGCTGGAGCCGGGTGATATTGTTGCCGTGGATGCGGATGGCGATCAGCACCTCGGGCAGATTGACGAAGCGGTACTGCTGGACACCGCGCGTGTACATATCATAGTCCTCGGCCAAGTCATGCTCGGGCGAGAAGCGCAGCGCCCGCATCACATCGCTGCGCACGAAGAAAGCCGGCGTGCTGATATAGGCGCGAAACAGCAGG
This region includes:
- a CDS encoding flippase, which gives rise to MKSSLFSFLWLASEKLVRIFTGVFVGLWIARYLGPAQYGVYMYALAWVGLFNGIAWFGVGENVIRNLVRNPGSDDEVLGAAFAIRLIGSLSAGVLAVAAMYMVGRRDSELLQLVILMSLAIPFAETPAGIFLFFQSKLAIALPVMLQNVVRVAAAGLRVALILAGCSLPWFGAAVLAEAVGIFLVLFGLYLVRGGRFSTWKFSWHGIRAMMIQGTPIAISALISSLAARVDQLMLGWFTDFVQVGMYGAALRFSEFWWTFAPILMNSLSPKYIFNIADPQQMRRNIMRIKAAMLAISLGPVFLILLVGDYAIPLLLGKQYAAALPVLYVHIFIAVFVFFDAPLAQYLLAGNRQSQLIWKSVFMLSVNALLNLVLVPLQGAVGAALATLCAYALTLLVFYRLVPAYRDLAQLQWGALAFIWRLLRGREHWRTG
- a CDS encoding glycosyltransferase family 2 protein, yielding MPAVSVIMPAYNAAAFLNQAIDSILMQTFSDFELIVINDGSSDETAALLAQQRDPRVRVIHNAGNRGLIYTRNLGIDLARAPYIAFLDSDDLAYPTRLQRQHAYLEQHPDVAAVGCWSQPIDAAGQPRPYQWRLPGDSEFVKATLLFRAYISTPAFFVRSDVMRALRFSPEHDLAEDYDMYTRGVQQYRFVNLPEVLIAIRIHGNNITRLQRGRLAQHITAINRDQLRRLGIEASEDELRLHRYIEWLDEAPAQVLPRCRAWLERIAQANARHGVYQAAALRHAIAERWYAVCNANSHAGLAVLWRWLRGPQSWGGVLGPRDYVKLCAKTLLSSLRLRG